A genomic window from Streptomyces broussonetiae includes:
- a CDS encoding glyceraldehyde-3-phosphate dehydrogenase gives MTVNDDSFTNWKIREEIAESMIPLIGKLHRERDVTVLLHSRSLVNKSVVSILKTHRFARQIAGAELSVTETMPFLQALTALDLGPAQIDLGLLAGMYKADDRGLSVAEFTAEAVAGATGANKIERREPRDVVLYGFGRIGRLVARLLIEKAGSGNGLRLRAIVVRGGGAQDIVKRASLLRRDSIHGQFQGTITVDEDTSTIVANGNAIKVIYADDPSAVDYTEYGIRDAILIDNTGKWRDREGLSKHLRPGIEKVVLTAPGKGDVPNIVHGVNHDTVKPDEQILSCASCTTNAIVPPLKAMDDEYGVLRGHVETVHSFTNDQNLLDNYHKSERRGRSAPLNMVITETGAASAVAKALPDLKAKISGSSIRVPVPDVSIAILNLQLSRETTRDEVHNYLREVSLTSPLRRQIDFTTAPDAVSSDFIGSRHASIVDAGALKVDGDNAILYLWYDNEFGYSCQVVRVVQHVSGVEYPTFPATAV, from the coding sequence GTGACTGTCAACGACGACTCGTTCACCAACTGGAAGATCCGCGAGGAGATCGCGGAGTCGATGATCCCGCTCATCGGGAAGCTGCACCGCGAGCGGGACGTCACCGTCCTGCTGCACAGCCGCTCCCTGGTGAACAAGTCGGTGGTCAGCATCCTCAAGACCCACCGCTTCGCCCGCCAGATCGCCGGCGCGGAGCTGTCGGTCACCGAGACCATGCCGTTCCTGCAGGCCCTGACCGCCCTCGACCTCGGGCCCGCGCAGATCGACCTCGGCCTGCTGGCCGGCATGTACAAGGCCGACGACCGCGGACTGAGCGTGGCGGAGTTCACCGCCGAGGCGGTCGCCGGTGCCACCGGCGCCAACAAGATCGAGCGCCGTGAGCCGCGGGACGTCGTCCTGTACGGCTTCGGCCGCATCGGCCGCCTCGTCGCCCGCCTGCTGATCGAGAAGGCCGGTTCCGGCAACGGTCTCAGGCTGCGTGCCATCGTCGTCCGCGGCGGTGGCGCCCAGGACATCGTCAAGCGCGCCTCGCTGCTGCGCCGCGACTCCATCCACGGCCAGTTCCAGGGCACGATCACCGTGGACGAGGACACCAGCACGATCGTGGCCAACGGCAACGCGATCAAGGTGATCTACGCCGACGACCCGAGCGCCGTCGACTACACCGAGTACGGCATCCGGGACGCCATCCTCATCGACAACACCGGCAAGTGGCGCGACCGCGAGGGCCTGTCCAAGCACCTGCGCCCCGGTATCGAGAAGGTCGTGCTCACCGCGCCGGGCAAGGGCGACGTCCCGAACATCGTGCACGGCGTCAACCACGACACCGTCAAGCCGGACGAGCAGATCCTGTCCTGCGCCTCCTGCACCACCAACGCGATCGTCCCGCCGCTCAAGGCGATGGACGACGAGTACGGCGTGCTGCGCGGCCACGTGGAGACCGTCCACTCGTTCACCAACGACCAGAACCTGCTGGACAACTACCACAAGTCCGAGCGCCGTGGCCGCTCCGCGCCGCTCAACATGGTGATCACCGAGACCGGTGCCGCCTCTGCCGTCGCCAAGGCCCTGCCGGACCTCAAGGCAAAGATCAGCGGCAGCTCGATCCGCGTCCCGGTGCCCGACGTCTCGATCGCGATCCTCAATCTCCAGCTGTCCCGGGAGACCACCCGCGACGAGGTCCACAACTACCTGCGTGAGGTCTCGCTGACCTCGCCGCTGCGCCGCCAGATCGACTTCACCACGGCGCCCGACGCGGTCTCCAGCGACTTCATCGGCTCGCGCCACGCCTCGATCGTGGACGCCGGCGCCCTCAAGGTCGACGGCGACAACGCGATCCTCTACCTCTGGTACGACAACGAGTTCGGCTACTCCTGCCAGGTCGTCCGCGTCGTCCAGCACGTCTCGGGCGTGGAGTACCCGACGTTCCCGGCGACGGCCGTCTGA
- a CDS encoding MFS transporter, with translation MDASIVIISLPAIFRGIGLDPLAAGNIGYLLWMILGYLLVSAVLVVVLGRLGDMFGRVRIYNLGFLVFAFASVALSLDPFRAGAGALWLILWRIVQAFGGSMLTANSAAILTDAFPARQRGMALGINQITALAGQFLGLLAGGLLAAVDWRAVFWVSVPVSITGTVWSYLSLRETAAGARGRIDWLGNVTFATGAGILLAGITYGIQPYGGHPTGWTNPWVLTGLIGGVFLLLVFCVVETRVAEPMFRLSLFKVRAFAAGNLAALLTAIARGGLQFMLIIWLQGIWLPLHGYDFEDTPLWAGIFMLPLTLGFLVAGPVSGYLSDRFGARVFSTAGLLVVAASFLGLLALPVDFDYGVFAALLLLNGLGQGMFSSPNTSSIMGSVPARYRGVASGMRSTFQNSGTALSIGVFFSLMVSGLAGSLPKTLAGGLQAHGVPAGTAHEVASLPPVSTLFATFLGNNPIGHLLGSGGTLDQLTSAQRARLTGHTFFPELVSGPFHHGLSIVFSVAAGMALVSATASALRGGHERADDDTPQGGHPKGHDSSRTARSS, from the coding sequence ATGGACGCCTCCATCGTGATCATCTCGCTGCCGGCGATCTTCCGCGGCATCGGCCTCGACCCGCTCGCGGCCGGCAACATCGGCTATCTGCTGTGGATGATCCTCGGCTACCTGCTGGTCTCGGCCGTGCTCGTGGTGGTCCTCGGCAGGCTCGGGGACATGTTCGGCCGGGTCCGGATCTACAACCTGGGCTTCCTGGTCTTCGCGTTCGCCTCCGTCGCCCTGTCCCTCGACCCGTTCCGGGCCGGCGCGGGCGCGCTGTGGCTGATCCTGTGGCGCATCGTGCAGGCCTTCGGCGGATCCATGCTGACCGCCAACTCGGCCGCCATCCTCACGGACGCCTTCCCGGCCCGGCAGCGCGGCATGGCCCTCGGCATCAACCAGATCACCGCGCTCGCCGGGCAGTTCCTCGGCCTGCTCGCGGGCGGACTGCTGGCCGCGGTCGACTGGCGGGCGGTGTTCTGGGTGAGCGTCCCGGTCAGCATCACCGGCACCGTCTGGTCGTACCTGAGCCTGCGTGAGACCGCGGCCGGCGCACGCGGCCGAATCGACTGGCTCGGCAACGTCACCTTCGCCACCGGCGCCGGCATCCTGCTCGCCGGTATCACCTACGGCATCCAGCCCTACGGCGGCCATCCCACCGGCTGGACCAACCCCTGGGTGCTCACGGGCCTGATCGGCGGTGTGTTCCTGCTGCTCGTGTTCTGTGTCGTCGAGACCCGGGTCGCCGAGCCCATGTTCCGGCTGTCGCTGTTCAAGGTGCGGGCCTTCGCCGCCGGGAACCTCGCCGCCCTGCTGACCGCGATCGCTCGCGGCGGACTGCAGTTCATGCTCATCATCTGGCTCCAGGGCATCTGGCTGCCGCTGCACGGCTACGACTTCGAGGACACCCCGCTGTGGGCCGGCATCTTCATGCTGCCGCTCACCCTGGGCTTCCTGGTCGCCGGCCCCGTCTCGGGCTACCTGTCCGACCGGTTCGGCGCCCGCGTCTTCTCCACCGCCGGACTGCTCGTCGTCGCCGCGTCCTTCCTCGGACTGCTCGCCCTGCCGGTGGACTTCGACTACGGCGTCTTCGCGGCGCTGCTGCTGCTCAACGGCCTGGGGCAGGGCATGTTCTCCTCGCCCAACACCTCCTCCATCATGGGCAGCGTGCCCGCCCGCTACCGGGGTGTGGCCTCCGGGATGCGCTCCACCTTCCAGAACTCGGGCACAGCCTTGTCCATCGGTGTCTTCTTCTCGCTGATGGTGTCGGGCCTCGCCGGCAGCCTGCCGAAGACGCTCGCCGGCGGACTCCAGGCCCACGGCGTGCCCGCCGGAACCGCCCACGAGGTGGCCTCGCTGCCGCCGGTCAGCACCCTGTTCGCCACGTTCCTCGGCAACAACCCGATCGGCCACCTGCTCGGCTCCGGGGGCACCCTGGACCAGCTCACCTCGGCCCAGCGCGCCAGGCTCACCGGCCACACCTTCTTCCCCGAACTGGTCTCCGGCCCCTTCCACCACGGCCTGAGCATCGTCTTCAGCGTGGCGGCCGGTATGGCCCTGGTCTCCGCGACGGCCTCCGCCCTGCGCGGCGGCCACGAGCGCGCCGACGACGACACCCCGCAGGGCGGGCACCCGAAAGGACATGACTCGTCGCGCACAGCGCGCTCCTCGTGA
- a CDS encoding cation:proton antiporter regulatory subunit yields MGAARTSSTPLPGIGVRYDLTTREQRRLSVVAHRDGSRTLSAYRGDDPDACALSVHLTGREAQALAGTLKPTPHSPNLLSTTELGLVAERIELSAVSHWNGRLLGDTRMRTETGVSIVAVLRRAEAIPSPGPDFRLAGGDTLIVIGTREGADAAAVILGRE; encoded by the coding sequence ATGGGCGCTGCACGCACGAGCAGTACTCCGTTGCCGGGCATCGGCGTCCGGTACGACCTGACGACCCGCGAGCAGCGCAGACTGTCGGTGGTGGCCCACCGGGACGGGTCGAGAACCCTGAGCGCCTACCGGGGCGACGATCCCGACGCCTGTGCCCTGTCGGTCCACCTCACCGGCCGGGAGGCCCAGGCGCTGGCCGGCACGCTCAAGCCGACCCCGCACAGCCCGAACCTGCTGTCCACCACGGAGCTGGGCCTGGTCGCCGAGCGGATCGAGCTGTCCGCGGTCTCGCACTGGAACGGGCGACTGCTCGGCGACACCCGGATGCGCACCGAGACCGGCGTGTCGATCGTGGCCGTCCTGCGCCGCGCCGAGGCCATCCCCTCCCCCGGCCCCGACTTCCGGCTGGCCGGCGGGGACACGCTGATCGTGATCGGCACCCGCGAGGGCGCCGACGCGGCGGCCGTGATACTCGGCCGGGAGTGA
- a CDS encoding MASE1 domain-containing protein, giving the protein MVRIEELRRPGGYAVQVLTVAACYFGAGRLGLIRELVVEGAVVTPVYPASGVAVAALLILGMRCWPGITIGAFFVVMSVAAPRLDVLGTLAGQTGAPVCAALLLRRAHFRTDLSRLRDGLALVFLGAFGAMLISSTVGVGLLVVTDRLAAQSFPPVWLAWWVGDAMGVLIVTPLLLLLYGARWPPPLARWKEAAALTVVACCLVPVAVYSSLSLLYLVYPLLIWSALRFQLVGSVLCALLSSVLATVAATDAVGAFAGLSRVEVMAKLQAFNGSMALTALLLSAVIIEQHNTRSSVEKACQELVEVLEHLTAGEAPPTRSKRAPDKPDDGP; this is encoded by the coding sequence GTGGTGCGTATCGAGGAGCTGCGCCGACCGGGCGGCTACGCCGTCCAGGTGCTGACCGTCGCGGCCTGCTACTTCGGCGCCGGGCGGCTCGGACTCATCCGTGAGCTGGTCGTCGAGGGCGCTGTCGTCACCCCCGTCTATCCCGCCAGCGGCGTCGCCGTCGCCGCCCTGCTGATCCTCGGGATGCGCTGCTGGCCCGGCATCACGATCGGCGCCTTCTTCGTCGTCATGTCCGTCGCCGCCCCCCGCCTCGACGTGCTCGGCACCCTCGCCGGCCAGACCGGCGCGCCGGTGTGTGCGGCGCTCCTGCTGCGCCGTGCCCACTTCCGCACCGACCTCAGCCGGTTGCGCGACGGCCTCGCCCTGGTGTTCCTGGGCGCGTTCGGCGCGATGCTGATCAGCTCGACCGTGGGTGTCGGACTTCTCGTCGTCACGGACAGGCTGGCCGCGCAGAGCTTCCCGCCGGTCTGGCTGGCCTGGTGGGTGGGCGACGCGATGGGCGTCCTGATCGTCACCCCGTTGCTGCTGTTGCTGTACGGCGCCCGCTGGCCGCCGCCCCTGGCCCGCTGGAAGGAGGCAGCCGCGCTGACCGTCGTCGCCTGCTGCCTGGTGCCGGTGGCCGTCTACAGCTCGCTCAGCCTGCTCTACCTCGTCTACCCGCTCCTGATCTGGTCCGCCCTGCGCTTCCAGCTCGTGGGCAGCGTGCTGTGCGCGCTGCTGTCCTCCGTGCTGGCCACGGTCGCCGCGACGGACGCCGTCGGCGCGTTCGCCGGACTGAGCCGGGTCGAGGTCATGGCCAAGCTCCAGGCGTTCAACGGGTCGATGGCGCTGACCGCGCTGCTGCTGTCCGCCGTGATCATCGAGCAGCACAACACCCGCAGCTCGGTGGAGAAGGCCTGCCAGGAACTCGTCGAGGTCCTGGAGCACCTCACCGCCGGCGAGGCCCCGCCGACTCGCTCGAAAAGGGCCCCCGACAAGCCTGACGACGGACCGTAG
- a CDS encoding glycosyltransferase family 39 protein, with product MFKVKRVSTSSVPRPESAVPSGPPRRPALPRIARRGTPEGVLPALALFAAVRLAGVLAMILTNALRGHPLVKSLAHSWDSRWYLHIAAQGYGHKIWITPQGAVQADWAFFPLYPGMIRALTTVLPLTPGQAALLISWICAGVAAYGVYAIGHHLYGRGVATALVALWAAMPHAAELTIAYTESLFAALAIWSLYHVLKGNWLWAGSLAALAGLARPSGFAIAGAVSLAAAWEAWQRRGRVPVSLWAGAVLAPLGWLGYVLWVGSQTGDLLGGYFKVQSAWDSKFDFGLGSARFVKDLLLHGGGVVYPVALVIVAVGVLLFALLCLERAPVALVVFSGVLVLLAVGGSGSFSSKPRFLLPAFPLLIPMARALARTWRLRPAHAVLVYGALTITSLLFGAYVTTVAKSPL from the coding sequence GTGTTCAAGGTCAAGAGGGTGAGCACCTCATCCGTACCTCGGCCCGAGTCGGCCGTTCCGTCCGGTCCCCCGCGCCGTCCGGCTCTGCCCCGGATCGCCCGGCGAGGGACCCCTGAGGGCGTGCTGCCGGCCCTCGCTCTGTTCGCGGCAGTCCGGCTCGCCGGGGTCCTGGCGATGATCCTCACCAATGCGCTACGGGGCCACCCGCTCGTCAAGTCCCTCGCCCACTCCTGGGACTCCCGCTGGTACCTGCACATCGCAGCCCAGGGCTACGGCCACAAGATCTGGATCACTCCGCAGGGTGCCGTCCAGGCGGACTGGGCGTTCTTTCCCCTGTATCCAGGCATGATCAGGGCACTGACGACCGTCCTGCCGCTGACCCCGGGCCAGGCCGCGCTGCTGATCTCCTGGATCTGCGCGGGTGTGGCGGCCTACGGCGTCTACGCCATCGGGCACCACCTCTACGGACGCGGCGTCGCCACCGCGCTGGTCGCCCTGTGGGCCGCCATGCCGCACGCCGCCGAACTGACCATCGCCTACACCGAGTCGCTGTTCGCGGCGCTCGCCATCTGGTCCCTCTACCACGTGCTCAAGGGCAACTGGCTGTGGGCGGGATCGCTGGCGGCGCTGGCGGGCCTGGCCCGGCCGAGCGGTTTCGCGATCGCCGGGGCCGTCTCCCTCGCCGCCGCCTGGGAGGCGTGGCAGCGCCGCGGCCGGGTCCCGGTGAGCCTGTGGGCCGGCGCCGTGCTGGCCCCGCTCGGCTGGCTCGGCTATGTGCTGTGGGTGGGCAGCCAGACCGGAGACCTGCTCGGCGGCTACTTCAAGGTGCAGAGCGCCTGGGACTCCAAGTTCGACTTCGGCCTCGGCTCGGCCCGGTTCGTCAAGGACCTGCTGCTGCACGGCGGAGGCGTCGTCTACCCGGTGGCCTTGGTGATCGTCGCGGTGGGCGTTTTGCTCTTCGCGCTGCTGTGCCTGGAACGGGCACCGGTGGCACTGGTGGTCTTCTCGGGGGTCCTGGTCCTGCTCGCGGTCGGCGGATCCGGCTCCTTCTCCTCCAAGCCGCGCTTCCTGCTGCCGGCCTTCCCGCTGCTCATCCCCATGGCTCGTGCACTCGCCCGGACCTGGCGGCTGCGCCCGGCCCATGCAGTGCTCGTCTACGGCGCCCTCACCATCACTTCCCTGCTCTTCGGCGCCTATGTGACGACGGTGGCCAAGTCCCCGCTTTAG
- a CDS encoding MFS transporter, translating to MQDDPQPFLALRALRQLERAARGPDALLGPADPGRLLPEFRGERAGRLDPASAALSLVAVLLLIYGVKQPAVESAPAGPASALVVGTAAGLLFVRRQLRLTAPLLDLRLLRNRPFATALVALVLAGIAMAGTGLLVTQYLQSVLGHSPFASAVLSAPMGLGVVVGTLTAPVPARRMRHTGAIAGGPAASALGSLLLVGVGTASGLPLVMTGIAVLAPGTGPLFALGTGLVVGSVPPQRAGSAASMSETGN from the coding sequence GTGCAGGACGACCCGCAGCCGTTCCTCGCGCTCCGTGCCCTCCGGCAGCTCGAACGCGCTGCCCGCGGCCCTGATGCGCTGCTTGGCCCGGCTGATCCCGGCCGCCTGCTCCCTGAGTTCCGCGGCGAGCGGGCCGGGCGGCTGGACCCGGCCAGTGCGGCGCTGTCGCTCGTCGCCGTCCTGCTGCTGATCTACGGCGTCAAACAGCCGGCCGTGGAGAGCGCTCCGGCCGGGCCCGCGTCGGCCCTCGTCGTCGGCACCGCCGCGGGCCTGCTGTTCGTACGCCGTCAACTGCGGCTCACCGCACCGTTGTTGGACCTGCGGCTGCTGCGCAACCGCCCGTTCGCGACCGCCCTCGTCGCGCTGGTCCTCGCCGGCATCGCCATGGCCGGCACCGGCCTGCTGGTGACCCAGTACCTGCAGAGCGTGCTCGGCCACTCGCCGTTCGCGTCGGCGGTGCTGTCCGCCCCGATGGGCCTGGGCGTGGTGGTCGGCACCCTGACGGCGCCGGTGCCGGCCCGGCGGATGCGGCACACGGGCGCGATCGCCGGCGGGCCGGCGGCGTCGGCGCTGGGCAGCCTCCTGCTGGTCGGCGTGGGCACGGCGAGCGGCCTGCCGCTGGTGATGACCGGGATCGCCGTACTGGCGCCGGGCACCGGCCCGCTGTTCGCGCTCGGCACCGGGCTGGTCGTCGGCTCCGTACCGCCGCAGCGCGCCGGGTCGGCGGCCTCGATGTCGGAGACCGGCAACTAG
- a CDS encoding cysteine hydrolase family protein, translating to MDVQRSITDRFDTCGDYLVRVGEAIGAARTAGLPVIYVVVGFRPGHPEVSPRNKSFSAIAGTGAFAAGDPGAEIHPAVAPRPEDVIVTKRRVSAFAGSDLDLVLGAGGIGHLVLTGIATSGVVLSTVRQAADLDLRLTVLADACLDADPAVHRVLTGKVFPRQADVLTVAEWTKTPAGQESDQDA from the coding sequence ATGGACGTCCAGCGCTCCATCACCGACCGCTTCGACACCTGCGGCGACTACCTCGTGCGGGTGGGTGAAGCCATCGGCGCCGCCCGCACGGCCGGGCTGCCGGTGATCTACGTGGTGGTCGGTTTCCGGCCCGGGCATCCCGAAGTCAGCCCGCGCAACAAGTCGTTCAGCGCCATCGCCGGCACCGGGGCGTTCGCCGCGGGCGATCCCGGCGCCGAGATCCACCCGGCGGTCGCACCGCGCCCCGAGGACGTGATCGTCACCAAGCGCCGGGTGAGCGCCTTCGCGGGCAGCGACCTCGACCTCGTCCTCGGGGCGGGCGGCATCGGGCATCTGGTGCTCACCGGCATCGCCACCAGCGGAGTCGTCCTGTCCACCGTGCGCCAGGCCGCCGATCTCGACCTGCGCCTCACCGTGCTCGCCGACGCCTGCCTCGACGCGGACCCGGCGGTCCACCGCGTCCTCACCGGGAAGGTCTTCCCCCGCCAGGCGGACGTGCTGACCGTCGCGGAATGGACGAAGACCCCTGCCGGGCAGGAGAGCGACCAGGACGCCTGA
- a CDS encoding collagenase: MTAANGDTLGETVVLTDSADQQARGGHAGQRLRVKAGGPVPGQYVSAVQAAKHTYKLSTLFENTYANSDTTRTYPWGYLAVRHMAENHPDDVQRMLARFRAGDYAGGYAVYHDGIGTRYDAGFHQWLTVCAAGA, encoded by the coding sequence GTGACGGCGGCCAACGGCGACACCCTCGGCGAGACGGTCGTCCTCACCGACAGCGCCGACCAGCAGGCCCGCGGTGGCCACGCAGGCCAACGCCTACGAGTCAAGGCCGGCGGGCCGGTCCCCGGCCAGTACGTCTCCGCCGTCCAGGCCGCGAAACACACGTACAAGCTGAGCACGCTCTTCGAGAACACCTATGCCAACAGCGACACGACCCGCACCTATCCGTGGGGCTACCTCGCCGTGCGCCACATGGCGGAGAACCACCCCGACGACGTCCAGCGCATGCTCGCCCGCTTCCGCGCCGGTGACTACGCCGGCGGGTATGCCGTCTACCACGACGGTATCGGCACCCGCTACGACGCGGGGTTCCACCAGTGGCTCACCGTGTGCGCCGCGGGCGCCTGA
- a CDS encoding DedA family protein: MSAPPLPGPLAHLAPLLEHYGYWAVGTVVLVEDFGVPAPGETILLAAGVYAGAGRLNVVGVAVIAFFAAMAGDNIGYLIGRVGGRAFVHRWGKYVFLTPERFAAAEEFFARHGGKIVTVARFVEGLRQANGIIAGTSGMHWRRFLAFNALGAALWVGLWTTLAYLAGSHIMVIYDEVNRYLLYVVIAAAVLVAALVVRHFVRRRPSG, from the coding sequence ATGTCCGCCCCTCCGCTGCCGGGCCCGCTGGCTCATCTGGCGCCGCTGCTCGAACACTACGGCTACTGGGCGGTGGGGACGGTGGTCCTGGTGGAGGACTTCGGGGTGCCCGCGCCCGGCGAGACGATCCTGCTGGCGGCGGGGGTGTATGCGGGTGCGGGACGGCTGAACGTGGTGGGGGTGGCGGTCATCGCCTTCTTCGCGGCCATGGCCGGGGACAACATCGGCTATCTGATCGGCCGGGTCGGCGGGCGGGCGTTCGTGCACCGCTGGGGGAAGTACGTGTTCCTGACGCCGGAGCGGTTCGCGGCTGCCGAGGAGTTCTTCGCCCGGCACGGCGGCAAGATCGTGACCGTGGCCCGGTTCGTCGAGGGACTGCGCCAGGCCAACGGCATCATCGCCGGCACCTCGGGCATGCACTGGCGCCGCTTCCTCGCGTTCAACGCGCTCGGCGCGGCGCTGTGGGTGGGCCTGTGGACGACGCTGGCCTACCTGGCGGGCAGTCACATCATGGTCATCTACGACGAGGTCAACCGCTATCTGCTGTACGTCGTCATCGCCGCCGCCGTCCTCGTCGCGGCCCTGGTCGTACGGCACTTCGTGCGCAGGCGGCCGAGCGGCTGA
- a CDS encoding MarR family winged helix-turn-helix transcriptional regulator has translation MDTVALAAELRLTMGRTVRRLRQAHAVGDVSLSEVSVLARLARTGPDSPGSLAELERVRPQAMASTLAGLEQRGLVRRAPDTADGRRAIVSLTGEGRTVLEQRRSESVGRLAHALDEFTPQERQALHDVLPLLDRLAERL, from the coding sequence ATGGACACCGTTGCACTCGCCGCCGAACTCCGGCTGACCATGGGTCGCACAGTCCGCCGACTGCGTCAGGCGCACGCGGTCGGGGACGTGTCGCTCTCCGAGGTCTCCGTGCTGGCCCGGCTCGCCCGCACCGGTCCGGACTCGCCCGGCTCGCTCGCCGAACTGGAGCGGGTCCGGCCGCAGGCGATGGCCAGCACGCTCGCCGGACTGGAACAGCGCGGGCTGGTGCGCCGTGCCCCCGACACGGCGGACGGGCGCCGGGCGATCGTCTCCCTCACCGGCGAGGGACGGACCGTGCTGGAGCAGCGCCGCTCCGAGTCCGTGGGCCGGCTGGCGCACGCCCTGGACGAGTTCACCCCGCAGGAGAGGCAGGCCCTGCATGACGTCCTGCCCCTGCTCGACCGATTGGCGGAACGGCTGTGA
- a CDS encoding cation:proton antiporter, whose translation MHSSAVFLIEFGAIILGLGLLGRLAARLRFSPIPLYLLAGLAFGEGGLLPLGASEEFVAIGAEIGVVLLLLMLGLEYTASDLVSNLRTQYPAGLVDMALNALPGAIAALLLGWGPIAAVVLAGITWISSSGVIAKVLGDLGRIGNRETPVILSILVLEDLSMAVYLPVVTALLAGTGFAAGSLTLAVALGVAGVVLLVAVRYGRHISRFVSTDDPEKLLLVVLGLTLLVAGVAQQLQVSAAVGAFLVGIALSGEVAEGAHHLLAPLRDLFAAVFFVFFGLHTDPASIPPVLLPALALAVVTALTKIATGYWAARRAGVSAKGRWRAGGTLVARGEFSIVIAGLAVTSGIDSDLGPLATAYVLILVVLGPLTARCTEPVARRLARRAGGRTAPAEGARCDVAGATAVAPDEDTVARS comes from the coding sequence ATGCACTCCTCCGCGGTCTTCCTGATCGAGTTCGGCGCCATCATCCTCGGCCTGGGGCTGCTGGGCCGGCTCGCCGCGCGCCTGCGGTTCTCCCCCATCCCGCTGTATCTGCTGGCCGGGCTGGCCTTCGGCGAGGGCGGACTGCTCCCGCTCGGGGCCAGCGAGGAGTTCGTGGCGATCGGCGCCGAGATCGGCGTCGTCCTGCTGCTGCTCATGCTGGGCCTGGAGTACACGGCCAGCGATCTGGTGTCCAACCTCAGGACCCAGTACCCGGCCGGCCTGGTCGACATGGCCCTCAACGCCCTGCCCGGCGCCATCGCGGCCCTGCTGCTGGGCTGGGGCCCGATCGCCGCCGTCGTGCTGGCCGGCATCACATGGATCTCCTCCTCCGGGGTCATCGCCAAGGTGCTCGGCGATCTGGGCCGGATCGGCAACCGGGAGACACCCGTCATCCTCAGCATCCTGGTGCTGGAGGACCTGTCCATGGCGGTCTATCTGCCGGTCGTCACGGCGTTGCTGGCCGGCACCGGTTTCGCCGCCGGCAGCCTCACCCTTGCCGTCGCGCTCGGCGTGGCGGGCGTGGTCCTGCTGGTGGCGGTGCGATACGGCCGGCACATCTCCCGCTTCGTCTCCACCGACGACCCGGAGAAGCTGCTGCTGGTGGTGCTCGGCCTGACGCTGCTGGTGGCCGGGGTCGCACAGCAGCTCCAGGTCTCCGCCGCCGTCGGCGCCTTCCTCGTCGGCATCGCGCTGTCCGGCGAGGTGGCCGAGGGCGCGCACCACCTGCTCGCACCGCTGCGGGACCTGTTCGCGGCGGTGTTCTTCGTCTTCTTCGGTCTGCACACCGACCCGGCGAGCATCCCGCCGGTGCTGCTGCCCGCGCTCGCGCTGGCCGTCGTGACCGCCCTCACCAAGATCGCGACGGGGTACTGGGCGGCCCGGCGCGCGGGCGTCTCGGCCAAGGGCCGCTGGCGGGCCGGCGGGACCCTGGTCGCGCGCGGTGAGTTCTCCATCGTCATCGCAGGTCTCGCCGTGACCTCCGGGATCGACTCCGACCTCGGTCCGCTGGCCACCGCGTACGTACTGATCCTGGTCGTCCTGGGCCCGCTGACCGCCCGCTGCACCGAGCCGGTCGCCCGCAGGCTGGCCCGACGAGCGGGCGGACGGACGGCGCCGGCCGAGGGAGCGCGCTGCGACGTGGCCGGCGCCACCGCGGTCGCCCCCGACGAGGACACGGTGGCACGTTCCTGA
- a CDS encoding PP2C family protein-serine/threonine phosphatase — protein MSRKHSTDEGDELLARLGSLTAQARERAELQRSQVELAIALQRGMLPRDLPTAPGLHLAVRYTPANLGLNVGGDWYDAFALSDGRIGLAIGDVQGHNIEAAAFMGQVRAGLRALASVTSDPGELLGRTNDLLLSLGSDLFATCTFMRLDLTTGVLESARAGHIPFVWATADGKSGVSVDEGGPPLGIETGMAYPVTRHRLTTGGVFVLLTDGVVEGPSLPIEVGLDQVVRLAGIAAVASLEARALAAAVIKGAESVGHEDDAAVLVVGLEGPRPRL, from the coding sequence ATGTCCCGCAAGCACTCCACGGACGAAGGCGACGAGTTGCTGGCCCGGCTCGGCTCGCTCACCGCCCAGGCACGCGAGCGCGCGGAGCTGCAACGCAGCCAGGTCGAGCTGGCCATCGCCCTGCAGCGCGGCATGCTGCCCCGGGACCTGCCCACCGCGCCCGGGCTGCACCTGGCCGTGCGCTACACCCCGGCCAACCTCGGGCTCAACGTGGGCGGCGACTGGTATGACGCCTTCGCCCTGTCCGACGGCCGGATCGGGCTGGCCATCGGGGACGTCCAGGGACACAACATCGAGGCTGCCGCGTTCATGGGCCAGGTTCGGGCCGGCCTGCGCGCCCTCGCCTCCGTCACCAGCGACCCGGGCGAACTCCTCGGCCGCACCAACGACCTGCTGCTCTCCCTGGGCAGCGACCTCTTCGCCACCTGCACGTTCATGCGCCTCGACCTGACCACCGGGGTGCTGGAGAGCGCGCGGGCGGGCCACATCCCCTTCGTCTGGGCGACGGCGGACGGCAAGTCCGGCGTCTCCGTCGACGAGGGCGGGCCGCCGCTCGGTATCGAGACCGGTATGGCGTACCCGGTGACCCGGCACCGGCTGACCACGGGCGGCGTGTTCGTCCTGCTCACCGACGGCGTGGTCGAGGGCCCCTCGCTTCCCATCGAGGTCGGCCTCGACCAGGTGGTGCGCCTCGCCGGCATCGCCGCGGTCGCGAGCCTGGAGGCCCGCGCGCTGGCCGCGGCCGTGATCAAGGGTGCCGAGAGCGTCGGCCACGAGGACGATGCGGCGGTCCTCGTCGTCGGCCTGGAAGGGCCACGCCCTCGGCTTTGA